The following proteins are encoded in a genomic region of Arcobacter suis CECT 7833:
- a CDS encoding shikimate dehydrogenase — translation MKEKFAIFGNPVAHSKSPQMQNAGLNHINFDGNYEKYHLENGNEIKEVFLKNNYKGANITVPHKEFAYENADVVRGLAKEIKAVNTYILEDGKVIAYNTDAPGFLKAIESFGTIKNVLLLGAGGTAKAIALALKSKNINVTVLNRSEGKLEFFKEHQIPCFSWGNFEPTKYDLIVNSTSAGLKDEYLPCDKKILKTVLKDASFAFDCVYGKITPFLALAKENGLEIKDGEDMLLYQGVLAFEYFTDTKANESLVKTMRKGLKGE, via the coding sequence ATGAAAGAAAAATTTGCGATATTTGGAAATCCAGTTGCTCACTCAAAATCACCACAAATGCAAAATGCAGGATTAAATCATATAAATTTCGATGGAAATTATGAAAAATATCACTTAGAAAATGGAAATGAAATAAAAGAAGTTTTTCTAAAAAACAACTACAAAGGTGCAAATATTACAGTTCCCCACAAAGAATTTGCTTATGAAAATGCAGATGTTGTAAGAGGTCTAGCAAAAGAGATAAAAGCCGTAAATACTTACATTTTAGAAGATGGCAAAGTAATAGCTTATAATACAGATGCACCAGGATTTTTAAAAGCAATTGAGAGTTTTGGAACTATTAAAAATGTTTTACTTTTAGGAGCAGGAGGAACAGCAAAAGCAATCGCCCTAGCCTTAAAATCGAAAAATATAAATGTAACTGTGTTAAATAGAAGTGAGGGAAAACTGGAATTTTTCAAAGAACATCAAATTCCATGCTTTTCATGGGGAAATTTTGAGCCTACAAAATATGACCTAATAGTAAACTCAACAAGTGCTGGATTAAAAGATGAATATTTACCTTGTGATAAAAAGATTTTAAAAACAGTTTTAAAAGATGCTTCTTTTGCCTTTGATTGTGTTTATGGCAAAATCACACCTTTTTTAGCATTAGCTAAAGAAAATGGACTTGAAATAAAAGATGGTGAAGATATGCTTTTATATCAAGGCGTTTTAGCATTTGAGTATTTTACTGATACAAAAGCCAATGAAAGTTTGGTGAAAACAATGAGAAAAGGTTTAAAAGGAGAGTAA
- a CDS encoding class I SAM-dependent methyltransferase produces the protein MNRFDESAKTWDTKPSSLNIAKACVNNIKEEINLKNDAKILDYGCGTGLVAFSLSTETNEVIGMDNSNGMVEEFNKKANELNYSNIKAIKHNINQEDLPKNEFDLIAISMTLHHIENIKMFVKKSFESLRENGFLCINDLDKEDGTFHKKHNNDGIFHFGFDKNELITIVKDVGFKITDYKIVHTEKREDREFPIFNLIAQK, from the coding sequence TTGAATAGATTTGATGAATCAGCAAAAACTTGGGATACAAAACCTTCAAGTTTAAATATTGCAAAAGCTTGTGTAAATAATATAAAAGAAGAAATAAACCTAAAAAATGATGCAAAAATACTTGATTATGGTTGTGGAACTGGACTTGTGGCATTTAGTTTAAGTACTGAAACAAATGAAGTTATAGGAATGGACAACTCAAACGGAATGGTTGAAGAGTTCAATAAAAAAGCAAATGAACTAAACTACTCAAATATAAAAGCAATTAAACACAATATAAATCAAGAAGATTTACCTAAAAATGAGTTTGATTTAATAGCTATTAGTATGACTTTACACCATATAGAAAACATAAAAATGTTTGTAAAAAAATCTTTTGAATCATTAAGAGAAAATGGTTTTTTATGTATAAATGATTTAGACAAAGAAGATGGAACTTTTCATAAAAAACACAATAATGACGGTATTTTTCATTTTGGTTTTGATAAAAATGAATTAATAACTATAGTAAAAGATGTAGGCTTTAAAATAACCGATTATAAAATCGTTCATACTGAAAAAAGAGAAGATAGAGAATTTCCTATTTTCAATCTAATAGCACAAAAATAA
- the pgeF gene encoding peptidoglycan editing factor PgeF produces the protein MNQIKYYFTTSHDGNLAYHVPDIKENVDKNREAVALLMEYKNEDLVYMNQVHGNNVQIVDINSPKLIENCDGLITKEKELPLMVMVADCIPILFFDEIQGVIAAVHAGRNSTFLKIAQITANKMINELGCNANNIKVIMGPSIHTCCYEVSDELVNIVKTSFGEKFCKGNNIDLHGINVKLLEEVGIRHIRISEICTKCSDEPFFSFRKNPQTGRFAGIIKLSIN, from the coding sequence ATGAATCAAATTAAATACTATTTTACAACTTCTCACGATGGAAATTTAGCTTATCATGTGCCTGATATAAAAGAAAATGTGGATAAAAACAGAGAAGCAGTTGCTTTATTAATGGAGTATAAAAATGAAGATTTAGTTTATATGAACCAAGTTCATGGAAACAATGTTCAAATAGTAGACATTAATTCACCAAAACTTATTGAAAATTGTGATGGATTAATCACTAAAGAGAAAGAATTACCACTTATGGTTATGGTGGCTGATTGTATTCCTATTTTGTTTTTTGATGAGATACAAGGTGTAATTGCGGCTGTTCATGCTGGAAGAAACTCAACTTTTTTGAAAATCGCACAAATAACTGCAAATAAAATGATAAATGAGTTAGGTTGTAATGCAAATAATATAAAAGTAATTATGGGTCCAAGTATTCATACGTGTTGTTATGAAGTAAGTGATGAATTAGTAAATATTGTTAAAACATCATTTGGAGAGAAATTTTGTAAAGGAAACAACATAGATTTACATGGAATTAACGTAAAACTTTTAGAAGAAGTTGGAATCAGACATATAAGAATTTCAGAAATTTGTACAAAATGTTCAGATGAACCATTTTTCTCTTTTAGAAAAAATCCCCAAACAGGCAGATTTGCTGGGATAATAAAATTATCTATTAATTAA
- the purU gene encoding formyltetrahydrofolate deformylase yields the protein MEEYILLIDTEDSKGLVYNISKVLFANNLNIEQNAEYVDPDTKKFFMRSIVSGKVSKNILLKELTEVLPDGASIKLNKKEKKDVVILATKEFHVLGDLLIRYIAGELNANIKAVIANHDHLKDLVEKFNIPFTCISADGMSREEHEDKMIAKINEYEPELIVLAKYMRILTPKFVDAFPKKVLNIHHSFLPAFIGANPYKQAHERGVKIIGATAHYVTSDLDEGPIIFQDVVRVDHSYSWEDMRNAGRNVEKIVLSNAFEMLLHDRVFVHGNKTVIL from the coding sequence ATGGAAGAGTATATACTTTTAATTGACACAGAAGATTCAAAAGGACTTGTTTATAACATCTCAAAAGTTCTTTTTGCAAACAACTTAAACATCGAGCAAAATGCTGAATATGTTGATCCAGATACAAAAAAGTTTTTTATGAGAAGTATAGTTTCTGGAAAAGTTTCTAAAAATATATTATTAAAAGAGTTAACAGAAGTTTTACCCGATGGCGCTTCAATCAAACTAAACAAAAAAGAGAAAAAAGATGTTGTTATTTTAGCAACTAAAGAGTTTCATGTTTTAGGTGATTTATTAATTAGATATATTGCAGGTGAATTAAATGCAAATATCAAAGCAGTTATTGCAAACCATGACCACTTAAAAGATTTAGTTGAGAAGTTCAATATTCCTTTTACATGTATTAGTGCAGATGGAATGAGCCGAGAAGAACATGAAGATAAAATGATTGCTAAAATCAATGAATATGAGCCTGAATTAATTGTTCTTGCAAAATATATGAGAATTTTAACTCCAAAATTTGTAGATGCTTTCCCTAAAAAAGTTTTAAATATTCATCACTCATTTTTACCAGCATTCATAGGAGCAAATCCATATAAACAAGCACACGAAAGAGGTGTTAAGATTATTGGAGCAACTGCCCATTATGTTACAAGTGATTTAGATGAAGGTCCGATTATATTCCAAGATGTGGTAAGAGTTGATCATAGTTATTCTTGGGAAGATATGCGAAATGCAGGAAGAAATGTAGAAAAAATCGTACTTTCAAATGCTTTTGAAATGTTATTACATGATAGAGTTTTTGTTCATGGAAATAAAACGGTAATTTTATAA
- a CDS encoding tRNA (cytidine(34)-2'-O)-methyltransferase produces the protein MFNIVLLEPRIPGNVGTIGRLAFALNCTLHLIKPYGFGEITEKEVRRAGLDYWFELDVREYENIEDFWAKNPFNDRHFLATTKTKQVYFEASYEVGDYFYFGREDAGLPQSILDKSPKTCITIPMTNEARSLNIANSVSIVAYEALRQNFKDFK, from the coding sequence ATGTTTAATATAGTTTTATTAGAACCAAGAATCCCTGGAAATGTTGGAACTATCGGAAGGTTGGCCTTTGCACTTAACTGTACACTTCATCTAATCAAACCTTATGGTTTTGGTGAAATTACAGAAAAAGAAGTGCGAAGAGCAGGGCTTGATTATTGGTTTGAATTAGATGTTCGAGAATATGAAAATATCGAAGATTTTTGGGCAAAAAATCCATTTAATGATAGACATTTTTTAGCAACTACAAAAACAAAACAAGTTTATTTTGAAGCAAGTTATGAAGTAGGGGATTATTTTTATTTTGGAAGAGAAGATGCTGGACTTCCACAATCTATCTTAGATAAAAGCCCAAAAACTTGTATTACTATTCCTATGACAAATGAAGCTAGAAGCTTAAATATCGCAAACTCTGTTTCGATTGTAGCTTATGAAGCTTTACGACAAAACTTTAAAGATTTTAAATAA